A section of the Acanthochromis polyacanthus isolate Apoly-LR-REF ecotype Palm Island chromosome 1, KAUST_Apoly_ChrSc, whole genome shotgun sequence genome encodes:
- the LOC127533284 gene encoding calponin homology domain-containing protein DDB_G0272472-like — MSFRANPRLTITTVIRGLAPNYRGPNHHRVNPAGPQSSGGAGQEEMNYLNYLREHNHNMSIRIQELIAENQQYSQKMVSCEAKIEQLEEILLDKKKEIEHERQQNEERMSALEVQLGERKEAEEEQLKLKDGEILNLKNEIQSLSAALKASQNLQRDEDKSLEVRNELQEQKKALDEERQEAEKAKKEFEQKTKDLHEERVFLEKQQKELQVNQEKLEQKAKDVHDEWVFLENYKNKELQEGKMRLEKQRKEVQTQKRELQEQREALERNLKQMEKELQAEKKELEDIRKVLEAQTVGVKKETTEMEVKNENLQKENQELKQQKTETEDRNKELQEDKVELQEEITDLEVKQQENDQQKPKRKKVGCWSWLFRKSRDRRDS; from the exons ATGTCCTTCAGGGCCAATCCAAGGTTGACCATTACCACGGTAATTCGTGGTTTGGCCCCGAATTACCGTGGGCCAAACCACCACCGTGTCAACCCCGCCGGGCCCCAAAGCTCTGGTGGCGCCGGTCAGGAAGAAATGAACTACCTGAACTACCTGAGAGAGCATAACCATAATATGAGCATTCGAATCCAGGAGCTCATCGCTGAGAACCAGCAGTACTCCCAGAAGATGGTGAGCTGTGAGGCCAAGATCGAGCAGCTGGAAGAGATTCTGCTGgacaaaaagaaggaaatagAGCATGAACGCCAGCAGAACGAGGAAAGAATGTCGGCCCTGGAAGTGCAGCTCGGAGAACGCAAGGAGGCCGAAgaagagcagctgaaactgaaagACGGAGAGATCCTGAATCTCAAAAATGAGATCCAGagtctgtctgctgctctgaAAGCCTCCCAGAACCTGCAGAGAGATGAAGACAAATCTCTGGAGGTCCGTAATGAGCTGCAGGAGCAGAAAAAGGCCCTCGATGAAGAACGACAAGAGGCTGAGAAAGCCAAGAAAGAGTTCgagcagaaaacaaaagatCTGCATGAGGAAAGGGTCTTTCtggaaaagcaacagaaagaaCTCCAGGTAAACCAGGAAAAGCTCGAGCAGAAAGCAAAAGATGTGCATGACGAATGGGTCTTTctggaaaactacaaaaacaaagagcttCAAGAAGGAAAGATGCGTCtggagaagcagagaaaagaagtccagacacaaaagagagaaCTCCAGGAGCAGAGAGAAGCCTTGGAGAGAAACTTGAAACAG ATGGAGAAAGAACTTCAAGCTGAGAAGAAAGAACTTGAAGACATTCGAAAAGTTCTAGAAGCTCAGACTGTTGGAGTTAAGAAAGAAACGACAGAAATGGAGGTGAAGAATGAGAATCTGCAGAAGGAGAACCAAGaactgaagcagcagaaaacagaaacagaagacagaaataaagagcTGCAAGAAGACAaggtggagctgcaggaggagattACAGACCTGGAGGTGAAGCAGCAAGAAAATGACCAACAGAAACCGAAAAGAAAGAAGGTGGGCTGCTGGAGCTGGCTGTTCAGGAAGTCCCGAGATAGACGAGACTCATGA